In the genome of Nocardioides seonyuensis, one region contains:
- a CDS encoding ParA family protein has protein sequence MSTHTPVVLAVANQKGGVAKTTTVASIGAALAELGQRVLLVDLDPQACLTFSLGIDPEDLDVSVHQVLTAGLAATEVIIETEEGVDVLPATIELARAEADLLTRTGREHVIKSVLEQLAEDLADDEDGPYDWVLLDCPPSLGVLTVAALTAADGVLIPLQCETLSHRGVGQLLDTVHDVRRFTNRGLEVWGVLPTLYDGRTNHARTVLETISDTYDLEVVEPPIPKTIKFAEAPAAGRSILATSRSSKGAKAYREVAANLVARAARPKPRRSAKKKRA, from the coding sequence ATGAGCACGCACACACCGGTGGTTCTCGCCGTAGCCAACCAGAAGGGCGGCGTCGCCAAGACGACGACCGTCGCCTCGATCGGTGCTGCCCTGGCAGAGCTCGGCCAACGGGTCCTGCTGGTCGACCTCGACCCCCAGGCCTGTCTGACCTTCTCCCTGGGCATCGACCCCGAGGACCTCGACGTCTCGGTGCACCAGGTGCTCACCGCGGGGCTCGCTGCCACCGAGGTGATCATCGAGACCGAGGAGGGCGTCGACGTCCTGCCGGCCACGATCGAGCTCGCGCGCGCCGAGGCCGACCTGCTGACGCGCACGGGGCGTGAGCACGTCATCAAGAGTGTGCTCGAGCAGCTCGCGGAGGACCTCGCGGACGACGAGGACGGCCCCTACGACTGGGTGCTGCTCGACTGCCCGCCGTCCCTGGGCGTGCTCACCGTCGCCGCGCTCACCGCAGCCGACGGCGTGCTGATCCCGCTCCAGTGCGAGACGCTCTCGCACCGCGGCGTGGGCCAGCTGCTCGACACCGTGCACGACGTCCGCCGTTTCACCAACCGCGGGCTCGAGGTGTGGGGAGTCCTGCCGACGCTCTACGACGGCCGCACCAACCACGCGCGCACTGTCCTGGAGACGATCAGCGACACCTACGACCTCGAGGTGGTCGAGCCGCCGATCCCCAAGACCATCAAGTTCGCCGAGGCGCCGGCAGCCGGTCGGTCCATCCTGGCCACCAGCCGCAGCAGCAAGGGTGCCAAGGCCTATCGCGAGGTGGCTGCCAACCTCGTCGCGCGGGCGGCACGACCGAAGCCGCGCCGCTCGGCGAAGAAGAAGAGGGCCTGA